A single Anopheles arabiensis isolate DONGOLA chromosome X, AaraD3, whole genome shotgun sequence DNA region contains:
- the LOC120906813 gene encoding uncharacterized protein LOC120906813, protein MGDLLALLNEINSTETDMEFCEDFNRLQLILNNTNQFVRSFDRIVFHSGNEPYIIEVVARLLKYLRVQNYLDEENKVNPQYEPELRRITMYLLLNTDVSFRYDLEQDARVNHLLNSLPQLTNCLLMNCIWGLDLDRFFYEMLRYAPPWFSMQFIDQATASLDYGRPYEVLERVESMVVSIYFAICRTDVDLREVNRARHVDQQRTLGKLYDYVVEMLRFFNKPDVARFERWSKLRKHRYFGFVVKHMFSMTMACLERYYRRPAIPVDPAMSVYQLMDDRHVHKPSPAEYSPASDATLLKINHCLLNTLEFCIMHVTLERFCYWAEIDLFCGGEAVTLQQVIGESAYRLCEDLKSHKHFRHSILRHLTQFALRPKTLAEKATSLTLGALMARIDAAGTDEDRLVYLGEFLSRGGRVLDVAECLDTVEQHCRLLNGAHVRMMIEYDVREPVGNELEDEEEEGEERDELTDERVKLRELILRAVDGLPADEFERLLCYTLDTFGPDFSRYERPDLVPSIVQLVNRLAEQQQTVPNVQQLLFQSPAKFFDRLVRALYAGGTGTSQERLAEAVVGIIAQHKTIAKRYMRPHLAALLTDEFELCRQPALSVFASRLFACGLFTPVEFVGQFLVKGLAESFQKNNRPALYELIRLYGTICPRCWATDEPNDGDDAAYESSEPKRLLMHRIARLLADILHMRRYHMALSEKVQEVGPDRATMVAAALEQLVATLRQMQKQFRDADKTEFLERMEKEVDASTLYYIHQFLYLEPPPEVDDLLDGEFDDIPQPVEKKKEQPKQIAYEAFMYRTSLNPSSKENDILSHLLMVFPRCILPEVLALARNKRVGTYIPAMAELGLTHIMKGSKHGGLIRHCASNFIACLLQVLLPAQVKRGRGVDEACENAIRIVLQHLSTLEPCHDRDQARAALSADLAELYRYVRTVAPSVALLDQLKACLTDGCCEQEERNDAEEQQQQQEEKMEQEAKEVEEEEGGTEDMDTSEKKEQNP, encoded by the exons ATGGGTGACCTGCTCGCGTTGCTAAATGAGATCAACAGTACCGAGACGGACATGGAGTTTTGCGAAGATTTCAACCGGCTGCAGCTTATCCTGAACAACACCAACCAGTTCGTCCGCTCGTTCGACCGGATCGTCTTTCACAGCG GAAATGAGCCGTACATCATCGAGGTGGTCGCCCGGCTGCTCAAGTATCTGCGCGTCCAGAACTATCTCGACGAGGAGAACAAGGTGAACCCGCAGTACGAGCCGGAGCTGCGCCGGATCACGATGTACCTGCTGCTCAACACGGACGTCAGCTTCCGGTACGATCTCGAGCAGGACGCGCGCGTCAACCATCTGCTCAACAGCCTGCCCCAGCTGACCAACTGCCTGCTGATGAACTGCATCTGGGGCCTCGATCTCGACCGGTTCTTCTACGAGATGCTGCGGTACGCGCCGCCCTGGTTCTCGATGCAGTTCATCGACCAGGCGACCGCGAGCCTCGACTACGGCCGCCCGTACGAGGTGCTCGAGCGGGTCGAGTCGATGGTGGTCTCGATCTACTTCGCCATCTGCCGCACGGACGTCGACCTGCGCGAGGTCAACCGGGCCCGGCACGTCGACCAGCAGCGCACGCTCGGCAAGCTGTACGACTACGTGGTGGAGATGCTGCGCTTCTTCAACAAGCCGGACGTGGCCAGGTTCGAGCGGTGGTCGAAGCTGCGCAAGCACCGCTACTTCGGCTTCGTGGTGAAGCACATGTTCAGCATGACGATGGCCTGCCTGGAGCGGTACTACCGCCGGCCGGCCATCCCGGTCGATCCGGCGATGTCGGTCTACCAGCTGATGGACGACCGGCACGTGCACAAGCCGTCGCCGGCCGAGTACTCGCCCGCGTCGGACGCGACCCTGCTCAAGATCAACCACTGTCTGCTGAACACGCTCGAGTTCTGCATTATGCACGTGACGCTCGAGCGGTTCTGCTACTGGGCCGAGATCGACCTGTTCTGCGGGGGCGAGGCGGTCACGCTGCAGCAGGTGATCGGCGAGTCGGCGTACCGGCTGTGCGAGGACCTCAAGTCGCACAAACACTTCCGCCACAGCATCCTGCGCCACCTGACGCAGTTCGCGCTGCGGCCGAAAACGCTCGCGGAAAAGGCGACCAGCCTGACGCTGGGTGCGCTGATGGCGCGCATCGACGCTGCCGGCACGGACGAGGACCGGCTGGTTTATTTGGGCGAGTTTCTGTCGCGCGGTGGGCGCGTCCTCGACGTCGCCGAGTGTCTCGACACGGTCGAGCAGCACTGCCGCCTGCTCAACGGGGCGCACGTGCGCATGATGATCGAGTACGACGTGCGCGAACCGGTTGGGAACGAGctggaggacgaggaggaagagggGGAGGAGCGGGACGAGCTGACGGACGAGCGGGTCAAGCTGCGGGAGCTCATCCTGCGTGCGGTGGACGGGCTGCCGGCGGACGAGTTCGAGCGGCTGCTCTGCTACACGCTCGACACGTTCGGTCCGGACTTTAGCCGGTACGAGCGGCCCGACCTGGTGCCGTCCATCGTGCAGCTGGTGAACCGGCtggccgagcagcagcagaccgtGCCGAacgtgcagcagctgctgttcCAGTCGCCGGCCAAGTTCTTCGACCGGCTGGTACGGGCGCTGTACGCGGGCGGGACGGGCACCTCGCAGGAGCGGCTGGCGGAGGCGGTGGTCGGGATCATCGCGCAGCACAAAACGATCGCCAAGCGGTACATGCGCCCGCACCTGGCCGCCCTGCTGACGGACGAGTTCGAGCTGTGCCGCCAGCCGGCGCTCAGCGTCTTCGCCAGCCGGCTGTTTGCGTGCGGCCTGTTCACGCCGGTCGAGTTCGTGGGCCAGTTCCTGGTGAAGGGTTTGGCCGAATCGTTCCAGAAGAACAACCGGCCGGCCCTGTACGAGCTGATACGCCTGTACGGTACGATCTGTCCCCGGTGCTGGGCGACCGACGAGCCGAACGACGGCGACGATGCCGCGTACGAGTCGAGCGAGCCGAAGCGATTGCTGATGCACCGGATCGCCCGGCTGCTGGCGGACATCCTGCACATGAGACGTTACCACATGGCGCTCAGCGAGAAGGTGCAGGAGGTCGGGCCGGATCGTGCCACCATGGTGGCGGCCGCGCTCGAGCAGCTGGTCGCCACGCTCCGGCAGATGCAGAAGCAGTTCCGCGACGCAG ACAAGACGGAGTTTCTCGAGCGCATGGAGAAGGAGGTGGACGCCAGCACGCTCTACTACATCCACCAGTTTCTGTATTTGGAGCCACCGCCGGAGGTGGACGATCTGCTGGACGGCGAGTTCGACGACATACCGCAGCCGgtggagaaaaagaaggagCAACCGAAGCAGATTGCGTACGAGGCCTTTATGTATCGCACTTCGCTCAACCCGTCCTCGAAGGAGAACGACATCCTGAGTCACCTTCTGATG GTATTTCCCCGCTGCATACTGCCGGAGGTGCTAGCGCTCGCCCGGAACAAGCGGGTCGGTACGTACATTCCAGCGATGGCCGAACTGGGACTGACGCACATCATGAAGGGCTCGAAGCACGGCGGCCTGATACGCCACTGCGCCAGCAACTTCATCGCCTGTCTGCTGcaggtgctgctgccggcccAGGTCAAGCGCGGTCGCGGTGTCGACGAGGCGTGCGAGAACGCGATCCGGATCGTGCTGCAGCATCTGAGCACGCTGGAGCCGTGCCACGACCGGGACCAGGCACGGGCAGCGCTGAGCGCCGATCTGGCCGAGCTGTACCGGTACGTGCGGACGGTCGCACCGTCGGTCGCCCTGCTGGACCAGCTCAAGGCCTGCCTGACGGACGGGTGCTGCGAGCAGGAGGAGCGTAACGACgccgaggagcagcagcagcagcaggaggagaaAATGGAGCAGGAAGCGAAGGAggtggaggaagaggagggagGGACAGAGGACATGGACACGAGCGAAAAGAAGGAGCAAAATCCGTAA